The genomic stretch CAAGGAGAGAATGGCCATCGTGCTCGTTGAAGACCTCACTGGTCTGTTCCGGGTCGTGGTTTTCCCCAACCTTTACAGGCAGATAGCGGGGCGCTTAAGCGAATCGGTTCCGCTGTCCATAACCGGGACAGTGAAGGTCGGGAGCTCTGAGAACGATGAGGGCGACACTGTCGAGATATTCGCCGACGAGATATTCCCGCTGGATAGGCTTAGAGAGCGGTTCCTCCAGGAGATAAGAGTCAAGCTCACATCGCGGCTTGTCAATCAAGAGCAGCTGAGGCTTTTGCAGGATGTCGTCAGGAGCTACCCCGGCCAGTGCGCCTTGTCCATTCAGATGGAGCAGCTCGAGAGCAACGGGATCGATTCAGTCGTCATCCTGACCGGCGAGAGCTATCGCGTCTCACCGTCCGAGGCGTTCCTCGAGCGGCTCAAAGGTATTGGCTCGGTCATTGAGACCATCGAGATATAACGCCGAATTAGCATTCCCGGCCGCGCACCGCACCTTGCGGGTCGCTCATCTGCTACGGGCGCTGGCATGAGCCGAGCCAGACCGATAACTGCTCTCGCCCAGGACCTGGCTGTCCTGGGCTGTCTCCTCGTTATGCCGGTGTTAATGACACCTCAAGCCGCACAGCCCTTTGTTCGGCCCAAGTGGTTGGCTCTGGAACTGGCCTCTTTCGCTGTTCTCGTCCTGTCTGCATTTGACAGGCGGAGACGCTCTGCGCCGCTCATGGCCGCTCCGCTCGACCTGTGTGCCCTACTGCTTCTACTCGCGCTTGGCCTCGCCTCGGCAAGGTCTCTCGGAACATGGACAGGATTGCAGTCTCCCGCTCACATACTCGCACTTTGGGTCATATACCGGACCGTTGCGCAGGGGAACCTGTCTCACGAGCCTCGAAAGCTCTTTACCGTGGCGCTTGCCCCGGCGCTTTTCTTGTCGCTCGGTGCCATTGCAGCGGTTTTTCTGCGCGATCAATCAGCCTCGCTTCTTAGCGCTGCGCTGCTGGGTCACGGCAATTACGCTGGGCAGTGGGGCGTGCTCATCCTGCCGATCTCAGCTGCGCTATTCCTGTCGGTTTCTGGCAAAGCCAAGACCCTCCTTGCCGGCATCGCTTCCGGACTCATCTTGAGCTATCTTCTCATCTCAAACTGCCGAGGGGCGTGGGTCGCTCTGGCGGCAGCGACAGCTCTCGTGTTGCCTCTTCGGCGAGCCCGGCGAGCATTGAGAGCGACCTCCGGAAAGCGACTCCTGGCGCTGGGCGCGATCGCTGCCTTATCACTCTTATTCTCCGTCAAGGCTGGCTTCTTAGGCGATCGGCTGCGCTCTTCTTTCGGGCCCAGCGACACGGGTATGAAGTTCAGAAAGCTCACCTGGAAAAGCACACTAAACATGATAGCGTCCGAGCCACTCCTAGGCGTTGGCTCCGACAGCTTTGCCGCCTATTACCCGCTCTATCGCTCGGACAAGGAGCGATCGCTGTTTACGGAGAGAAGGTTCGTTAAAAGCCCTCACAACAGCTACCTACTTGCAGCGGCAGAGGCGGGCCCCCTGGGTCTTTTTGCGATCATCTTCTTGGCCGGTGCGGCCCTTCGAGTGTCGCTTGCATCGGTCAATCGTGCGGCTGATGAGGACCGGATGTTGAGAGCAGGGGCGGCGGTGGCGGTCTGCGGAACGCTCATTCACACTGCCTTCAGCTTCAATCTGGAGAGTCCGGCCCCGGCGTTTTACTTCTGGGTGTTGGCGGGCGTTCTGTCCTCGCGAGCGAGGTCGGACAGCGCGTGTAGGCCAGCTTCTCGCCGAAGGCAGGCTACAGGCTTGGGTCTCATACTGCTGGCTGCCGCGTTTTTGGGCACGGTATCTTTCGTTGACGCTGAAAGGATCGTGGCCTCAGCTGACGCACGGGCCGGCTCATCGGACAAGCAAGCCGGGGACCTTGCCCGGGCCGAAGAGAGCTTCCGCGCATCGCTGCGACTGTGGCCCGAATCGGCCAACACGTGCCAGCTGTTAGCAAGGGTGATGATGCAGAAGGGCGATCTGGATGCCTGCCGGAAACTCAACGAACAGGCGCTCGATGTCTGGCCCTACTTCCGGGACTCGCTGCTGGACCTCGGCCTCGTAAACTGGCGGCAAAATAGGCTTGAGGAGGCGGAGATGTTCATGAGGAAGGCGCTCGATGTCGATCCTGCCTTTATGAGGGGTCGCATCGCCCTGGGCAACCTATTCGCCTCGCATGGGGACTATGGCTCTGCGATCGAGCAATACAAGTGTGCTCTTGGCCGCAGATGGTCGCGAGAGCAGGCGCTCTACTACATCGCGGCCGCCAATGCGGCCCAGGGAAAGATGCAAGAGGCACTGCTGGCGGCGGAGAAAGTAGCCTCGAGCAAGCTACTGTTTCTCGACAAACAACTCACGGCCTCGATAACGGCGGAGACTATCCTGACCACACTATCCCCCGGAGAGAAGTCCTTTTATATTGTCGCAAGGGACCGCGACCTGTGGCCCGTCTGGAAGAGCAAGACGCCGGGCAGAGCTCGGATTGAGGCATCTCCGCCCACAGTCAAGCTGTTGGTACCCTCGGACGGTGTAACCATTCGCACCCGATCGGACGGCGGAATTATAGAGCTCCGGTTCAGGAGGGTGAAGGACTCCCGCGTTCAGGTCTATTCGCTTGCCGTGGACGAACACGGCGTCGAGCAATCGTTCGATTTCCTTGCCGATGCCGAGTTCCACTCGAAGGCGCTCGCTCTTTATGGTCAGATTCTGGCCGCTCTGGGCGAGACTGACGAGGCAAAACAGATGCTGCGCGATGCGCTCAGGATAGACCCAAGCAATGCCCAGGCCCGCCAATCGCTGTCCGCAGAACAACAAGCACATGAGACGAGGGATTGAGCCTTGTGTGTCCGTCCTGTGATCTCTCGGCCTGACCTGCGCTCAGAAGGTGTCCTTGAGCGTGGCGACGCTCATCCCGATGTCTATGAGCCAGCCAATAGCGAAAAACAGTATCAATGATGCGGCCACAATCGCTCGCCTCTTGGCCAGCCGGTCTGAACCCGCCCTCCTGACGTCCGAGAGTATCTCCTTTCGCCTCAGGATTGCATACGCTGCGAAGCAGCAAAGAAAAGGCAGGAGCGGATACCGCTGGCGATAGAATAGGAAAGCCACGAATGCGATGGCGCTAAAGTAGCCGAAAAGGACAAGTATGAGTTTGAGGTAGAGGTTCTCTTTTTTCATATACACGAAGCCGATCACGGCAAGGGGCAGCAGGAGCAGAAACGGCAGGCCCATGTATGGTCCGGCGAGGGGAAGCAGCCATTTGGGCACAATGCCATAGTAGCCCTGACGAAGGTTCACGAAGAACGTCCGCTCCAGCGAGTATAGGTTCCACTGCATCCTGACGCCCTTGAAGACGAACAGGTGCGGGTTATGAAATATCCATTTGAGCGCGAGCTTCTGGCAGACCTTGCCCAGCTTGAGCTCGTCTATGTGACCATTTCGGTCCGTCGCCAGCCTGTCCGCCTCATCCTCGCCCGGCTCATCCGACAAGTTGCGAATGATGTAGTAGATACCTGAGTGGTTGTGCTGAAAGAAATCCCAGCCGACCTTGGTGTTAATTGGGACGAAGGCGTCGAGAACGACGTAGTTGCGGATAGTCCACGGAACGACCGTGGCCAGCATCAGCAGCGTTACGAGGATGCTTTTTTTGATCATCTCCCTGTCTCGTTTGAAGATGAGAAAGAAGCCGATAACTAGCGGCAGGTAGAATAAACTGATGCTGCGCACAAGAGCGGCAATGCCAAAGAGTAGGCCTGCGGCGACGAGGCTCGGCCACGAGGCGCCCTTGAGCGTCCGCACAAAGAGGAGCATCGCCAGCAGAAAGAAGAATAGGAAGACGGTCTCAGTTTGCATTAGGTCGGCGAACTGGACAGACTGGGGGTAGAAGGCGAGTATCCATGCGCCGAGTTTGGCCACCCTTTGGCCGAACATGTGCACGCCGAGCAGGTATGCAAGGACGACGCTGAGCGCCCCAAGCACAGCCTGAATCAACCTAACCGCGAAAAAACTGTGGCCGAAGAGCCAATATACGCCGGCGAGGAAGAAGGAGTATCCCGGTGGGATAAACGC from bacterium encodes the following:
- a CDS encoding O-antigen ligase family protein is translated as MSRARPITALAQDLAVLGCLLVMPVLMTPQAAQPFVRPKWLALELASFAVLVLSAFDRRRRSAPLMAAPLDLCALLLLLALGLASARSLGTWTGLQSPAHILALWVIYRTVAQGNLSHEPRKLFTVALAPALFLSLGAIAAVFLRDQSASLLSAALLGHGNYAGQWGVLILPISAALFLSVSGKAKTLLAGIASGLILSYLLISNCRGAWVALAAATALVLPLRRARRALRATSGKRLLALGAIAALSLLFSVKAGFLGDRLRSSFGPSDTGMKFRKLTWKSTLNMIASEPLLGVGSDSFAAYYPLYRSDKERSLFTERRFVKSPHNSYLLAAAEAGPLGLFAIIFLAGAALRVSLASVNRAADEDRMLRAGAAVAVCGTLIHTAFSFNLESPAPAFYFWVLAGVLSSRARSDSACRPASRRRQATGLGLILLAAAFLGTVSFVDAERIVASADARAGSSDKQAGDLARAEESFRASLRLWPESANTCQLLARVMMQKGDLDACRKLNEQALDVWPYFRDSLLDLGLVNWRQNRLEEAEMFMRKALDVDPAFMRGRIALGNLFASHGDYGSAIEQYKCALGRRWSREQALYYIAAANAAQGKMQEALLAAEKVASSKLLFLDKQLTASITAETILTTLSPGEKSFYIVARDRDLWPVWKSKTPGRARIEASPPTVKLLVPSDGVTIRTRSDGGIIELRFRRVKDSRVQVYSLAVDEHGVEQSFDFLADAEFHSKALALYGQILAALGETDEAKQMLRDALRIDPSNAQARQSLSAEQQAHETRD
- a CDS encoding glycosyltransferase family 39 protein, with protein sequence MVKNRAVLWLFLASLIVRLLLVFIHTDVKLVHEMNGYDYAARSMLAGKGFLCVQQRGYRAFIPPGYSFFLAGVYWLFGHSFFAVRLIQAVLGALSVVLAYLLGVHMFGQRVAKLGAWILAFYPQSVQFADLMQTETVFLFFFLLAMLLFVRTLKGASWPSLVAAGLLFGIAALVRSISLFYLPLVIGFFLIFKRDREMIKKSILVTLLMLATVVPWTIRNYVVLDAFVPINTKVGWDFFQHNHSGIYYIIRNLSDEPGEDEADRLATDRNGHIDELKLGKVCQKLALKWIFHNPHLFVFKGVRMQWNLYSLERTFFVNLRQGYYGIVPKWLLPLAGPYMGLPFLLLLPLAVIGFVYMKKENLYLKLILVLFGYFSAIAFVAFLFYRQRYPLLPFLCCFAAYAILRRKEILSDVRRAGSDRLAKRRAIVAASLILFFAIGWLIDIGMSVATLKDTF